A single window of Acidobacteriota bacterium DNA harbors:
- the rpoD gene encoding RNA polymerase sigma factor RpoD, producing the protein MLIQERQEIVTALVTLGQERGFLTLDQVLDHAPPDLDVEEVSVLLQELEGQGIEVEGAEQVQPDVKRRTATRVTQVPAAEQALPVHEEDQGQDLVRTYLRQMSRVPLLTREGEVAIAKRIERGELRITKAMSRSLLVAHFVGVIAREVEAGERTLRDTVTLPDTELTERHLASRTKRFVTDADQVAAALKELGKRERRGDAIRKSGKRVQARTLWRIGRARIDVSRAIRRLPFTAAVRRELIEKVERAAASLKEAERRVERLRKRQAQTALRTSAPVSNAAIEDAQQELVALREGITESTENLKAVQKAFRRGVIEGDQARKELTEANLRLVVSVAKKYVNRGLAFLDLIQEGNIGLMRAVDKFDYRRGFKFSTYATWWIRQAITRAIADQARTIRIPVHMIETLNKLNRAMQTLTRDLGREPTPQELAERADLPLSVVRKARKIAQTVVSLDAPIGDSDESQFGDFIEDRQAVNPAEATVAFDLRRQTESVLETLSPKEREVIRMRFGLNDGAEPTLAELGEKFSLTRERIRQIEAAALRKLRDPQLSHRLSSFVEPRQPRGTRRGRSAAVAEEQGVA; encoded by the coding sequence TTGTTGATACAGGAACGTCAGGAAATCGTAACCGCACTCGTGACGCTTGGCCAGGAACGCGGCTTCCTCACGCTCGACCAGGTGCTCGACCACGCACCGCCGGATCTCGACGTCGAGGAGGTGAGCGTGCTCCTGCAGGAGCTCGAGGGACAGGGTATCGAGGTAGAGGGCGCCGAGCAGGTGCAACCGGACGTCAAGCGCCGGACGGCGACGCGGGTCACTCAGGTTCCGGCCGCCGAGCAGGCGCTGCCGGTGCACGAAGAGGATCAGGGGCAGGATCTGGTCCGGACGTACCTGCGCCAGATGAGTCGCGTGCCGTTGCTGACGCGCGAGGGCGAGGTGGCGATCGCGAAGCGCATCGAGCGGGGCGAGTTGCGCATCACGAAGGCGATGTCGCGCAGTCTGCTCGTCGCGCACTTCGTCGGGGTCATCGCCCGGGAGGTCGAGGCGGGCGAGCGCACGCTCCGCGACACCGTGACGTTGCCCGACACCGAGTTGACCGAGCGTCACCTGGCGAGCCGCACGAAGCGGTTCGTCACGGACGCGGATCAGGTCGCCGCCGCGCTGAAGGAGCTCGGCAAGCGGGAGCGGCGGGGGGACGCGATCCGCAAGAGCGGCAAGCGCGTGCAGGCGAGGACCCTGTGGCGCATCGGCCGCGCCCGCATCGACGTCTCGCGCGCCATCCGCCGGCTGCCGTTCACCGCCGCCGTGCGGCGGGAGCTCATCGAGAAGGTCGAGCGGGCGGCCGCGTCGTTGAAGGAGGCCGAACGCCGCGTCGAGCGCCTGCGCAAGCGGCAGGCCCAGACGGCGCTGCGTACTTCGGCGCCGGTGTCGAACGCCGCCATCGAGGATGCACAGCAGGAGCTGGTCGCGCTGCGCGAGGGCATCACCGAGTCGACCGAGAACCTGAAGGCCGTGCAGAAGGCGTTTCGCCGGGGGGTCATCGAAGGCGATCAGGCGCGCAAGGAGCTGACCGAGGCGAACCTGCGGCTGGTCGTCTCGGTGGCCAAGAAGTACGTGAACCGCGGGCTGGCGTTCCTCGACCTCATCCAGGAGGGGAACATCGGCCTGATGCGCGCGGTCGACAAGTTCGACTACCGCCGCGGGTTCAAGTTCTCGACCTACGCCACCTGGTGGATCCGGCAGGCCATCACCCGCGCGATCGCCGATCAGGCGCGCACCATCCGGATCCCGGTGCACATGATCGAGACGCTCAACAAGCTCAATCGCGCGATGCAGACGCTGACCCGCGACCTGGGCCGCGAGCCCACGCCGCAGGAGCTGGCCGAGCGGGCGGACCTGCCGCTGTCGGTCGTGCGCAAGGCGCGCAAGATCGCCCAGACCGTCGTCTCGCTGGATGCTCCCATCGGCGACAGCGACGAGAGCCAGTTCGGCGACTTCATCGAGGATCGCCAGGCGGTCAATCCGGCCGAGGCCACCGTGGCTTTCGACCTGCGGCGCCAGACCGAGTCCGTGCTCGAGACGCTGAGCCCGAAGGAGCGCGAGGTGATCCGGATGCGCTTCGGCCTCAACGACGGCGCCGAGCCGACGCTGGCCGAGCTCGGCGAGAAGTTCTCGCTCACGCGGGAGCGGATCCGCCAGATCGAGGCGGCGGCGCTGCGCAAGCTCCGTGACCCGCAGCTCAGCCACCGGCTCAGCTCGTTCGTCGAGCCGCGACAGCCACGCGGCACCCGGCGCGGTCGATCCGCCGCGGTGGCCGAAGAGCAGGGCGTCGCCTAG
- a CDS encoding ABC transporter ATP-binding protein, whose translation MSEAPALIHLENVSKVFYTDEVETHALDEVTLDIYPGEYVAISGPSGCGKSTLLSILGLLDSPTAGDYTLNGRPVAQLSQADRARTRNREIGFIFQSFNLIGDLTVYENVELPLTYRGMKPAERRERVTEALEKVEMAHRAKHLPSQLSGGQQQRVAVARAVAGQPSILLADEPTGNLDSKNGEAVMGLLRTLHDEGSTICMVTHDPRYAEHAMREIHLFDGRLAVEAAA comes from the coding sequence ATGAGCGAAGCGCCGGCCCTGATTCACCTGGAGAACGTCTCGAAGGTCTTCTATACGGACGAGGTCGAGACGCATGCCCTCGACGAAGTCACCCTCGACATCTATCCGGGCGAGTACGTCGCCATCTCCGGCCCGTCCGGTTGCGGCAAATCGACCCTGCTGTCGATCCTGGGACTGCTCGATTCGCCGACCGCGGGCGACTACACGTTGAACGGCCGGCCCGTGGCCCAGCTCAGCCAGGCCGACCGGGCGCGGACCCGCAACCGCGAGATCGGCTTCATCTTCCAGAGCTTCAACCTGATCGGCGACCTGACGGTCTACGAGAACGTCGAGCTGCCGCTCACCTACCGCGGGATGAAGCCGGCGGAGCGGCGCGAGCGGGTGACCGAGGCGCTCGAGAAGGTGGAGATGGCCCACCGGGCGAAGCACCTGCCCAGCCAGCTCTCCGGCGGCCAACAACAGCGCGTGGCGGTGGCGCGGGCCGTCGCCGGCCAGCCGTCCATCCTGCTGGCGGACGAGCCGACGGGGAATCTCGACTCGAAGAACGGCGAAGCCGTGATGGGGCTACTGCGGACGCTGCACGACGAGGGCTCGACCATCTGCATGGTGACCCACGACCCGCGCTACGCCGAGCACGCCATGCGGGAGATCCACCTGTTCGACGGACGCCTGGCCGTCGAAGCCGCCGCCTGA
- a CDS encoding PQQ-binding-like beta-propeller repeat protein — protein sequence MLRIRARDHGKTSRTVRLACLAGAAGLLAAVAAGPTLSAEDWPQWRGAERLGIWTETGILREFPDEGLTVKWRAPVNGGYAGPAVADGRVFVLDYVETEPRTMDGTERILALDEETGEVLWTHEWTTTYRMLMFTYATGPRATPTVDGDRVYVTGATGRILCLDAATGAVIWEKDTVAEYDTSIPIWGTSSAPLIDGDRAIFLVGGEPDALVMAFDKHTGEEVWRALETRTEMGYNQPRIIEAGGARQLIVWHPRGLSSLDPETGEVYWEEPFEGRANMTVADAVRSGSYLFVSGFYTGSMMMRLDLDRPAATALWKDGTNRVLENGIEVAEETGLHSVMTTPLVVGDYIYGIGSHGQVRGLRADTGERIWEAGGLTNRNRWGSAYFVQHEDRYFVYNENGELIIVRFNPEGYVELDRTHLLNPTSRSGYGGSRAGTRSRYRHGQSDRLVVWAHPAFANRHVVLRNDEEVVRVSLDEADYR from the coding sequence ATGCTTCGAATCCGAGCGCGCGACCACGGAAAGACATCCCGCACGGTGCGTCTGGCCTGTCTCGCCGGCGCCGCCGGCCTCCTGGCCGCCGTAGCTGCCGGGCCGACCCTGTCCGCCGAGGATTGGCCCCAGTGGCGCGGCGCCGAGCGGCTCGGCATCTGGACCGAGACCGGCATCCTGCGCGAGTTTCCCGACGAGGGCCTCACCGTGAAGTGGCGGGCGCCGGTCAACGGCGGCTACGCCGGTCCGGCGGTGGCCGACGGCCGGGTGTTCGTCCTCGACTACGTGGAGACCGAGCCGCGCACGATGGACGGTACCGAGCGCATCCTGGCCCTCGACGAAGAGACGGGCGAGGTGCTCTGGACACACGAGTGGACCACCACCTATCGGATGCTGATGTTCACCTACGCGACCGGCCCGCGCGCCACGCCTACCGTCGACGGCGACCGGGTCTACGTGACCGGCGCGACGGGACGCATCCTCTGCCTCGACGCCGCCACCGGCGCGGTGATCTGGGAGAAGGACACGGTCGCCGAGTACGACACGAGCATCCCCATCTGGGGGACGTCGAGCGCGCCGCTGATCGACGGCGACCGCGCCATCTTCCTGGTCGGCGGCGAGCCGGACGCGCTGGTCATGGCCTTCGACAAGCACACCGGCGAAGAGGTCTGGCGCGCGCTGGAGACCCGCACCGAGATGGGCTACAACCAGCCGCGGATCATCGAGGCGGGGGGCGCCCGGCAGTTGATCGTCTGGCACCCGCGCGGGCTTTCGTCGCTCGATCCCGAGACGGGCGAGGTCTACTGGGAGGAACCGTTCGAGGGCCGCGCCAACATGACGGTGGCCGACGCGGTCCGCAGCGGCTCGTACCTGTTCGTGTCCGGCTTCTACACCGGCTCGATGATGATGCGGCTCGATCTCGACCGGCCGGCGGCGACGGCGCTCTGGAAGGACGGCACGAACCGCGTGCTCGAGAACGGCATCGAGGTCGCCGAGGAGACCGGGCTGCACTCGGTCATGACCACGCCGCTGGTGGTCGGCGACTACATCTACGGCATCGGCAGCCACGGGCAGGTGCGCGGCCTGCGGGCCGACACCGGCGAGCGGATCTGGGAAGCCGGGGGGTTGACGAACCGGAACCGCTGGGGTTCGGCCTACTTCGTGCAGCACGAGGACCGCTACTTCGTCTACAACGAGAACGGCGAGCTCATCATCGTCCGGTTCAACCCGGAGGGCTACGTCGAGCTCGACCGCACCCACCTGCTGAACCCGACGTCGCGCTCGGGCTACGGCGGGTCGCGGGCCGGCACCCGATCGCGGTACCGGCACGGCCAGAGCGACAGGCTCGTGGTCTGGGCGCACCCGGCGTTCGCCAACCGCCACGTCGTGCTGCGCAACGACGAGGAGGTCGTCCGGGTCTCGCTCGACGAAGCCGACTACCGATGA
- a CDS encoding sel1 repeat family protein, with the protein MRPGRLLVVSAVAVVLWAAPARAGQLPPGLLDRAEQGDAVAQNELGSRYYAGRGVERDDTEAARWIRLAAAQGYAPAQYNLGLLHFRNRGVAGNDAEAARWYRAAAEQGYAPAQAGLGYLHIYGAGVEEDQVLAYMWIELAWRGADNDFTKRLYAGQREELAAQMTGDDVIESRRLADAWRPAPSR; encoded by the coding sequence ATGAGACCTGGACGGCTGCTCGTCGTCAGCGCCGTTGCGGTCGTTCTGTGGGCGGCACCGGCGCGCGCCGGTCAACTGCCGCCGGGCCTGCTCGACCGCGCCGAGCAGGGCGACGCGGTGGCGCAGAACGAGCTCGGCAGCCGCTACTATGCCGGGCGCGGCGTGGAGCGGGACGATACAGAGGCCGCACGCTGGATCCGGCTCGCCGCGGCACAAGGCTACGCGCCCGCGCAGTACAACCTGGGGCTGCTCCACTTCCGGAACCGCGGCGTCGCCGGCAACGACGCGGAGGCAGCGCGGTGGTACCGGGCCGCGGCCGAGCAGGGCTATGCGCCGGCCCAGGCGGGCCTGGGCTATCTCCACATCTACGGCGCCGGCGTCGAGGAAGACCAGGTGCTGGCCTACATGTGGATCGAGCTGGCCTGGCGGGGCGCCGACAACGACTTCACGAAGCGGCTCTACGCCGGGCAGCGCGAAGAGCTGGCCGCGCAGATGACCGGCGACGACGTGATCGAGAGCCGCCGGCTTGCCGACGCGTGGCGACCGGCCCCGAGCCGCTGA
- a CDS encoding PadR family transcriptional regulator, whose amino-acid sequence MRSKTDLLQGTLDLLILKTLALRPLHGWGIAQRLQQISDEVLQVNQGSLYPALHRLEQQGLLAATWGSSDNNRQAKFYELTRAGRRQLDAETAHWTRMSTAIARVLAET is encoded by the coding sequence GTGCGATCGAAGACCGACCTGTTGCAAGGCACGCTCGACCTGCTCATCCTGAAGACGCTGGCCCTGCGTCCGCTTCACGGGTGGGGCATCGCCCAACGGCTCCAGCAGATCTCGGACGAGGTGCTGCAGGTCAACCAGGGCTCCCTCTATCCGGCGCTGCACCGGCTGGAGCAGCAGGGCCTGCTCGCCGCCACGTGGGGCAGCTCGGACAACAACCGGCAGGCGAAGTTCTACGAGCTGACCCGCGCCGGGCGCCGCCAGCTCGACGCCGAGACCGCGCACTGGACACGCATGTCGACGGCCATCGCGCGCGTGCTGGCGGAAACGTAG
- a CDS encoding HlyD family efflux transporter periplasmic adaptor subunit produces the protein MDIARPDLARKKKLRQSLYAVVSVIVVVLITVGVSRLEPAAPRVDRDTIYLDTVQRGPMVRQVRGTGTLVPEQIRWIPATTDGTVERIVIRPGALVSPDTVIVELSNPEVEQTALEARLNLDAAEARYSNRQVEVERDILNQQSALATVEAQLKTARLQADADEQLFAQGLVSSLELQKSQAAVQEYDTRFRIEQERLQMATDTVEAQLAVEQAEVDRLRTLHELREQQVADLHVRAGMPGVLQQVPLDEGQRVTTGTNLARVGDPTVLKAELRIAETQAKDIQIGQPAAVDTRNGVIPGHVTRIDPAVENGTVTVDVALAGDLPRGARPDLTVDGTIELERMDDILFVGRPVFGQEESVVSLFKVEADGTHAARARVSLGRASVNTIEVIEGLQPGDRVVLSDMSTWDQFDRVRIE, from the coding sequence ATGGACATCGCCCGACCCGACCTGGCACGCAAGAAGAAGCTCCGGCAGTCGCTGTATGCCGTGGTCTCGGTGATCGTGGTCGTACTGATCACGGTGGGCGTCTCGCGCCTCGAGCCCGCGGCGCCGCGCGTCGACCGCGACACCATCTACCTCGACACCGTGCAGCGCGGGCCGATGGTCCGGCAGGTGCGCGGCACCGGCACGCTGGTCCCGGAGCAGATCCGCTGGATCCCGGCGACCACCGACGGCACGGTCGAGCGGATCGTGATCCGACCCGGCGCCCTCGTGAGCCCCGACACCGTCATCGTCGAGCTGAGCAATCCGGAGGTGGAGCAGACCGCGCTCGAAGCCCGGCTCAACCTCGACGCGGCCGAGGCGCGCTACAGCAACCGGCAGGTCGAGGTGGAGCGCGACATCCTGAACCAGCAGTCGGCGCTCGCCACCGTGGAGGCGCAGCTCAAGACGGCGCGGCTGCAGGCGGACGCCGACGAGCAGCTCTTCGCGCAGGGCCTGGTCTCGTCGTTGGAGCTCCAGAAGTCGCAGGCGGCCGTGCAGGAGTACGACACCCGGTTCCGCATCGAGCAGGAACGGCTGCAGATGGCCACCGACACCGTGGAGGCGCAGCTCGCGGTCGAGCAGGCCGAGGTGGACCGGCTGCGGACGCTGCACGAGCTGCGGGAGCAGCAGGTGGCCGACCTGCACGTGCGGGCCGGGATGCCCGGCGTCCTGCAACAGGTGCCGCTCGACGAGGGGCAACGCGTCACGACGGGCACCAACCTGGCGCGGGTCGGCGACCCGACCGTGCTGAAGGCCGAGCTGCGCATCGCCGAGACGCAGGCCAAGGACATCCAGATCGGCCAGCCGGCGGCCGTCGACACGCGCAACGGCGTCATCCCGGGCCATGTCACGCGCATCGACCCCGCGGTCGAGAACGGAACCGTAACCGTCGACGTGGCCCTCGCCGGCGACCTGCCGCGGGGAGCCCGCCCGGACCTGACGGTGGACGGCACCATCGAGCTCGAGAGGATGGACGACATCCTCTTCGTCGGCCGGCCGGTGTTCGGGCAGGAGGAGAGCGTCGTCAGCCTGTTCAAGGTGGAAGCCGACGGGACTCACGCCGCCCGCGCACGCGTGAGCCTCGGCCGGGCCTCGGTCAACACCATCGAGGTGATCGAGGGCCTGCAGCCGGGAGACCGCGTGGTGCTGTCCGACATGTCGACCTGGGATCAGTTCGATCGCGTGCGTATCGAATAG
- a CDS encoding flap endonuclease, with translation MNVFLVDGTYELFRHFYAVPRTTSADGIEIGAVRGVIGSLLGMLEEGVTHIGVATDHVVESFRNELWPGYKSSEGLDPDILNQFQPLEDALEALGVVVWKTVRYEADDALASAAVRAAGDRRVEQVFVCTPDKDLAQVVDGGRIVQFDRRSGSVRDADGVREKFGVGPRSIPDYLALMGDSADGFPGVKGWGAKSAATVLARYAHLEDIPDAAGTWEVQVRGAARLAGTLAAAREEAALFRDLATLRTTLPVFEDVEELCWTGPQPRFFDLCARINAPGYFRRAQAVVSSRS, from the coding sequence GTGAACGTCTTTCTGGTCGACGGGACCTACGAGCTGTTCCGGCACTTCTACGCCGTCCCGCGTACGACGAGCGCCGACGGGATCGAGATCGGGGCGGTGCGCGGCGTGATCGGATCGCTGCTGGGGATGCTGGAGGAGGGCGTCACCCATATCGGGGTCGCGACGGACCACGTCGTCGAATCGTTCCGCAACGAACTCTGGCCGGGCTACAAGTCCAGCGAGGGCCTCGACCCGGACATCCTGAATCAGTTCCAGCCCCTGGAGGATGCGCTCGAGGCGCTGGGAGTCGTCGTCTGGAAGACCGTGCGGTACGAGGCTGATGACGCCCTCGCCTCCGCTGCGGTCCGCGCCGCCGGCGATCGGCGGGTGGAGCAGGTCTTCGTCTGCACCCCCGACAAGGACCTCGCGCAGGTGGTCGACGGCGGCCGCATCGTGCAGTTCGACCGGCGGTCCGGCTCCGTCCGCGACGCGGACGGCGTGCGCGAGAAGTTCGGCGTCGGCCCGCGGTCGATTCCGGACTACCTGGCGCTGATGGGCGACTCGGCGGACGGGTTTCCCGGGGTGAAGGGTTGGGGCGCCAAGTCCGCCGCGACCGTCCTGGCCCGCTACGCGCACCTGGAGGACATCCCCGACGCCGCCGGGACGTGGGAGGTGCAGGTGCGCGGCGCGGCCAGACTCGCCGGTACGCTCGCGGCTGCGCGAGAGGAAGCGGCGCTGTTCCGCGACCTGGCGACGTTGCGCACCACGCTCCCCGTCTTCGAGGACGTCGAAGAGCTGTGCTGGACGGGGCCCCAGCCGCGATTCTTCGACCTCTGCGCCCGAATCAACGCCCCCGGTTACTTCCGGCGAGCGCAGGCGGTCGTTTCGTCGCGATCGTGA
- a CDS encoding APC family permease, whose amino-acid sequence MRERVTEHKRGGLRELPATAICGNDITSSCLYVSALAIIYAGKWAWVSLLVVAGVLFLYRRIYAEVVGALPLNGGAYNALLNTTSKLLASMAACLTILSYTATAVISANEAMHYGHGIWPALPVIPATVALLAAFMLLTIVGITESSKVAVGIFLFHLATLAVLLLAGGLYLLTNGLTVLSSNFALPSEQGLMAALFFGFAASMLGISGFESSANFVEEQAEGVFPRTLRNMWVAVGVLNPTLALLALALVPIPDVASHEEALLAHMGGIAAGEWLAWLISVDAILVLSGAVLTSYVGVTGLVRRMTLDRCLPQFLLKSSPRGTYHRIIVLFFCVCVSILFITEGELEALAGVYTLSFLSVMALFGVGNILLKVKRAGLPRPERAAWPAVILAIALTMLGLAGNVLMNPDYVWVLVEYLVPTLLVVAIMLGRIGLLKACLFVVQAVSEKIRRITGGLSESLQERIRAINSQQFVFFSRGDNLHNLNRVVLYVLKNEHTSRIKVVTVVGDGDDPAPRLERDIGFLDEAYPEVDIELVVIRGRFGPELIQRLSQEWKVPANFMFIGSPGDHFVYGLAELGGVRLII is encoded by the coding sequence ATGCGTGAACGCGTCACGGAGCACAAGCGCGGGGGCCTGCGGGAGCTGCCCGCCACCGCGATCTGCGGGAACGACATCACCTCGTCCTGCCTCTACGTCTCGGCGCTGGCCATCATCTACGCCGGCAAATGGGCCTGGGTCTCGCTGCTGGTGGTGGCCGGCGTCCTGTTCCTGTATCGGCGCATCTATGCCGAGGTGGTCGGCGCGCTGCCGCTGAACGGGGGCGCCTACAACGCGCTGCTCAACACGACGAGCAAGTTGCTGGCCTCTATGGCCGCGTGCCTGACCATCCTGTCGTACACCGCCACCGCCGTGATCTCGGCCAACGAAGCGATGCACTACGGCCACGGCATCTGGCCGGCGCTGCCGGTCATTCCGGCCACGGTCGCGCTCCTGGCCGCGTTCATGCTCCTGACCATCGTCGGCATCACCGAGTCGTCGAAGGTCGCGGTGGGCATCTTCCTCTTCCACCTCGCCACGCTGGCGGTGCTGCTGCTGGCGGGCGGGCTCTATCTGCTGACCAACGGGTTGACGGTTCTCTCGTCCAACTTCGCCCTGCCGTCGGAGCAGGGTCTGATGGCCGCGCTCTTCTTCGGCTTCGCCGCCTCGATGCTCGGCATCTCCGGGTTCGAGAGCTCCGCGAACTTCGTGGAGGAGCAGGCCGAGGGCGTCTTTCCCCGGACGCTGCGCAACATGTGGGTCGCGGTGGGCGTCCTCAACCCGACGCTCGCCCTGCTGGCCCTGGCGCTGGTGCCGATTCCGGACGTGGCGTCGCACGAGGAGGCGCTGCTGGCGCACATGGGAGGCATCGCGGCCGGTGAATGGCTCGCCTGGCTGATCTCGGTCGACGCGATTCTCGTGCTGAGCGGAGCCGTTCTGACCTCCTACGTGGGAGTGACCGGGTTGGTGCGGCGGATGACCCTGGACCGCTGCCTGCCGCAGTTCCTGCTGAAGAGCAGTCCGCGCGGCACCTATCACCGCATCATCGTCCTGTTCTTCTGCGTCTGCGTGTCGATACTGTTCATCACGGAGGGCGAGCTCGAAGCGCTGGCCGGGGTCTACACGCTCTCGTTCCTGTCGGTGATGGCGTTGTTCGGGGTCGGGAACATTCTCTTGAAGGTCAAGCGCGCCGGCCTTCCCCGCCCCGAGCGCGCCGCCTGGCCGGCCGTGATTCTCGCCATTGCACTCACGATGCTGGGGCTGGCGGGCAACGTCCTCATGAACCCCGACTACGTGTGGGTGCTGGTGGAGTACCTGGTTCCGACGCTGCTGGTCGTGGCGATCATGCTGGGACGCATCGGCCTGCTGAAGGCCTGCCTCTTCGTCGTGCAGGCGGTCAGCGAGAAGATCAGAAGGATTACCGGCGGGTTGTCCGAATCGCTGCAGGAGCGCATCCGCGCCATCAACAGCCAGCAGTTCGTCTTCTTCAGCCGCGGCGACAACCTCCACAACCTGAACCGGGTGGTGCTGTACGTGTTGAAGAACGAACACACCAGCCGAATCAAGGTCGTCACCGTGGTCGGCGACGGCGACGACCCTGCACCCAGGCTGGAACGGGACATCGGGTTTCTCGACGAGGCCTATCCGGAGGTCGACATCGAGCTGGTCGTGATCAGGGGACGCTTCGGGCCCGAGCTGATCCAACGGCTTTCGCAGGAATGGAAGGTGCCGGCCAATTTCATGTTCATCGGCTCCCCCGGCGATCACTTCGTCTACGGGCTGGCCGAGCTCGGCGGCGTGCGGCTGATCATATGA
- a CDS encoding DUF2236 domain-containing protein, whose protein sequence is MIAHRVNREAVVVLGWGRAILMQLAHPLVAAGVGGHSRFDAGPVAYVERMRRTIGAMLSLTFGTEEQLRETTGRINAIHRRVHGRLGRSVGRYPAGTPYDATDPALLTWVHSTLIDSQLRTYALFVGPQTTDERDRYCAEAAQLGPRLGIPAGTLPETTAGLERYLDEMEQDGRLAVGEQARSLAAALLAPPGGLLAAPARWLGRLTTVGLLPAPMRDRYGFVWSEPDERRLRSVAAALRAGRRIVPPLLREWPVARRA, encoded by the coding sequence GTGATTGCGCACCGTGTCAACCGGGAGGCCGTCGTCGTGCTCGGGTGGGGGCGCGCGATTCTGATGCAACTGGCGCATCCCCTGGTCGCGGCCGGGGTCGGCGGACACAGCCGGTTCGACGCCGGGCCGGTGGCGTACGTCGAGCGCATGCGCCGCACCATCGGGGCGATGCTCTCGCTCACCTTCGGAACCGAGGAGCAGCTCCGGGAGACGACGGGTCGCATCAACGCGATTCACCGGCGGGTGCACGGCCGCCTGGGGCGGAGCGTCGGCCGCTACCCGGCCGGCACCCCCTACGATGCAACCGACCCGGCGTTGCTCACGTGGGTCCACTCCACCCTCATCGACAGTCAGCTTCGAACGTATGCCCTGTTCGTCGGGCCGCAGACGACCGATGAAAGGGATCGTTACTGCGCCGAGGCGGCGCAGTTGGGTCCGCGGCTGGGGATACCGGCAGGAACGCTGCCGGAAACGACGGCCGGGCTCGAGCGCTATCTGGACGAGATGGAGCAGGACGGCAGGCTTGCGGTCGGGGAGCAGGCGCGGAGCCTGGCGGCGGCCCTGCTGGCGCCGCCGGGCGGGTTACTGGCCGCGCCGGCGCGGTGGCTGGGTCGGCTGACGACCGTCGGTCTGCTGCCGGCGCCGATGCGGGACCGTTACGGGTTCGTGTGGAGTGAACCCGACGAGCGCCGGTTGCGGTCGGTTGCCGCGGCGTTGCGGGCCGGGCGGCGGATCGTCCCGCCGCTGCTGCGGGAATGGCCGGTCGCGCGGCGCGCGTGA